A single region of the Pirellulales bacterium genome encodes:
- a CDS encoding lanthionine synthetase LanC family protein, with the protein MKLSEPGLKVSKDELLDAAAEIGHCLVRDAIRHDGKMTWISTKDSPTIAPWQKAIGTVGGDFYSGTSGIGYFLAVLARKTGDRQFRRAAIESLEYAESLRSSGKMKSEPSFYCGLLGLAMAWTQLFLASQLDFVFGRVRSLWGQIARTAPLCESWDVISGTAGIIPFMALIGEFVGDRSTVELINSSGMLLINAAEHCENGCSWRARGGVGRNLTGFAHGASGVAAALLCAFEATGERVFSEHAVRAMDYEAFAFDNRLQNWRDFRTSSSKSTDSGQFSCANAWCHGAPGIAIARHHAMRHLGGDRWDAECKTAIETTAKSTLTLLNARDFNFSLCHGLCGNAEIASYCAAGQEQAERVANLVPRVLKEHYLEFGARIPCGSYSLYESPGFMLGLAGIGHFLLRQSSPEDVESIICN; encoded by the coding sequence GTGAAGTTATCTGAGCCGGGTCTAAAAGTATCTAAGGATGAGTTGCTCGACGCTGCGGCTGAGATTGGACACTGCCTAGTTCGTGACGCTATTCGTCATGATGGAAAGATGACCTGGATCAGTACGAAAGACTCTCCTACTATTGCCCCGTGGCAGAAGGCGATCGGGACAGTCGGCGGTGACTTTTATTCCGGAACTTCGGGCATTGGCTATTTCCTTGCGGTGTTGGCGCGCAAGACTGGCGATAGGCAATTTCGCCGAGCGGCCATCGAATCGCTGGAGTACGCAGAATCGTTGCGATCGAGCGGAAAAATGAAAAGCGAGCCAAGCTTCTATTGCGGCTTGCTTGGTTTAGCAATGGCATGGACACAGTTATTTTTGGCGAGTCAACTTGATTTCGTGTTCGGACGGGTTAGATCTCTGTGGGGCCAAATCGCGCGGACGGCGCCATTATGTGAATCGTGGGACGTTATCTCAGGGACGGCAGGTATCATTCCATTTATGGCGTTAATTGGAGAGTTTGTTGGTGATAGATCAACCGTTGAGTTGATAAACTCAAGCGGCATGCTCTTGATCAATGCCGCAGAGCATTGTGAAAATGGGTGCTCCTGGCGGGCGCGGGGCGGTGTCGGCCGAAATCTAACTGGTTTTGCTCACGGCGCCTCTGGTGTCGCGGCGGCTCTCTTATGTGCCTTCGAGGCAACGGGCGAGCGGGTCTTTTCCGAGCACGCGGTGCGAGCCATGGATTACGAAGCTTTCGCCTTCGACAATCGCCTTCAAAATTGGCGGGACTTCAGAACGTCGTCGTCTAAGAGCACGGATTCAGGGCAGTTTTCGTGTGCAAATGCGTGGTGCCATGGTGCTCCAGGTATAGCGATAGCGCGTCATCACGCGATGCGGCATCTTGGCGGCGATCGATGGGATGCGGAGTGCAAAACCGCAATCGAGACTACGGCTAAATCCACTTTAACGTTGCTAAATGCTCGCGACTTCAATTTTTCGTTATGCCATGGCCTATGCGGTAATGCAGAAATAGCCAGCTATTGCGCTGCTGGGCAGGAGCAGGCGGAGCGGGTTGCGAATCTTGTGCCTCGCGTCCTAAAGGAGCATTATCTAGAGTTCGGTGCTCGTATCCCCTGTGGGAGTTACTCTCTATATGAGTCGCCCGGTTTTATGCTCGGACTCGCTGGTATCGGGCACTTCCTGCTTCGGCAAAGTTCGCCAGAAGATGTCGAGAGTATAATTTGCAACTAA
- a CDS encoding T3SS effector HopA1 family protein: MEYSDQLRFIAEAITFADAHLIVRGPKGEESHRDLPGDMTGGHVVDTLSSLIYETLYCGNYTLHSTRGGNHVTDAPVTAGHVTAVATESGWTAKEILGSGFVLAEKPPVSKWFSPGRYAVVAYSRADSGKNSELVAIHQRQWKDPDAEVLYYASKDSWSYDWYPQARFYFNTRSDATIRVFDQLKALAEVRRIPMRIKCCPMRSGFHRTDNVVCYVNRTLIDYAFDAIAGVAADVRPCLRADVPLFTHRISDGWSFAEDPGAGESFGSNRCRHVAEGIWLSWSQGLYGSEAILGSLIGYFHTSGISLTHPYLVGHLDGFPRYEYRCLREVI, translated from the coding sequence ATGGAGTACAGTGATCAACTTCGATTCATAGCAGAGGCGATCACTTTTGCGGATGCGCACCTCATCGTGCGTGGCCCCAAAGGAGAAGAATCGCATCGAGACCTTCCAGGCGATATGACCGGCGGCCATGTCGTTGACACACTCTCGTCGCTAATCTATGAAACACTCTATTGTGGCAATTACACGCTTCACAGCACACGGGGTGGCAATCATGTCACCGATGCGCCGGTAACAGCAGGTCATGTGACCGCTGTGGCAACTGAATCGGGCTGGACAGCAAAAGAAATACTAGGGTCCGGATTTGTTTTGGCGGAAAAACCACCGGTAAGTAAATGGTTTTCACCTGGACGTTATGCAGTCGTCGCGTATTCACGAGCAGATTCTGGCAAGAATTCAGAACTAGTCGCAATTCATCAGCGTCAATGGAAAGATCCTGATGCTGAAGTGCTGTATTATGCGAGTAAAGATTCGTGGAGCTACGATTGGTATCCTCAAGCCAGATTTTACTTCAACACTCGGTCGGACGCGACGATCCGTGTATTCGACCAACTGAAGGCACTTGCTGAAGTACGTCGCATTCCTATGCGAATAAAATGTTGTCCCATGCGATCTGGATTCCATCGTACAGATAACGTGGTGTGCTATGTAAATCGCACGCTGATCGACTATGCATTTGACGCGATTGCGGGAGTCGCGGCTGACGTGCGTCCATGTCTCCGCGCCGATGTACCGCTTTTTACACACCGCATTAGTGATGGATGGTCTTTTGCAGAAGATCCTGGCGCAGGCGAAAGCTTCGGGTCGAATCGATGTCGGCATGTGGCGGAGGGAATTTGGCTTTCGTGGTCTCAAGGTCTATACGGCTCTGAAGCTATATTAGGCAGTCTAATTGGGTATTTTCACACAAGCGGTATTTCACTTACGCATCCCTATCTTGTCGGACATTTGGATGGGTTTCCACGGTATGAATATAGATGTCTCCGTGAAGTTATCTGA
- a CDS encoding phosphotransferase encodes MTTSDVFDQGVDCHIYEGRNTVVRVILGNAKSFILKQWPLAPDGKPQSAFLTESWCYAFSERPNNLDDQKPFFPRLLFRDSPNCVLGIEFLEHSERFLSFSPTASQIPALSKLARHLSVWHSVANYREPFADSPNILPVRMPWILRHVGAGGDALTPRNSSVAGILDFIASHSDVVSRFSHLQQSRLPICSIHGDLKTENVLQLPDKHAQDLRVAILDWETACIGDPLWDLACVAESIARAAVFSSPSRLGLSCLAAFREALHQCSAASNINAFLGAYASCGTLPFEVVENCESDLAKYTGARMLQWTIEATTITEDIDPSVSLYASLACALITEAETNGLSLSRG; translated from the coding sequence GTGACGACATCGGACGTATTTGATCAGGGCGTCGACTGTCATATTTATGAAGGGCGAAATACAGTCGTTCGCGTGATTCTTGGCAACGCTAAGTCGTTTATCCTTAAGCAGTGGCCGTTGGCTCCGGACGGGAAACCTCAATCTGCATTTTTGACAGAGTCATGGTGCTATGCCTTTTCAGAGCGTCCTAACAATCTGGATGACCAGAAGCCATTTTTTCCACGGCTTCTATTCCGGGATTCGCCGAATTGTGTACTCGGGATAGAATTTCTTGAGCATTCGGAGCGATTTCTTTCTTTTTCTCCGACGGCATCGCAGATTCCAGCTCTCTCCAAGCTCGCTAGGCATCTCAGCGTGTGGCACTCGGTGGCGAACTATCGCGAGCCATTTGCGGACTCGCCGAATATATTGCCTGTCCGAATGCCCTGGATCTTGCGACACGTAGGCGCTGGCGGGGATGCGCTCACTCCCCGCAACTCATCTGTTGCCGGAATCTTAGATTTCATAGCCAGCCATTCCGATGTGGTCTCGCGCTTCTCGCATTTACAGCAGTCCAGACTGCCAATCTGCTCGATTCATGGAGACTTAAAAACTGAAAACGTTCTCCAGCTTCCAGATAAACATGCCCAAGACCTACGAGTAGCGATTCTCGATTGGGAAACGGCATGTATCGGAGACCCACTCTGGGATCTCGCCTGCGTCGCCGAAAGCATCGCCAGAGCGGCCGTCTTTTCATCGCCATCGCGCTTAGGGCTTTCCTGCCTGGCAGCATTCCGAGAGGCACTGCATCAATGTTCTGCTGCATCGAATATTAACGCGTTCCTTGGCGCCTATGCATCATGCGGCACATTGCCTTTCGAAGTGGTCGAGAACTGTGAATCCGACCTTGCAAAATATACTGGCGCGAGGATGCTCCAATGGACAATCGAGGCTACGACAATAACCGAAGATATCGATCCGTCGGTCTCCCTATACGCTTCACTAGCATGTGCACTAATTACTGAGGCTGAGACAAATGGACTATCATTGTCCAGAGGTTGA